A segment of the Nitrospirota bacterium genome:
GACTGTTGGAACGCGTCATCGAAAAACAACGGCTGAAATCTCAGCCACCGCCCCCTAGCGCCCCGCCCCCTGCCCTGTAGCCGCATCCAGCGTGGCCTGCTCATTGGGCATCAACAGGCGATTCAGATCCAAGACAATCAGGAGACGATTGTCGATCCGGCCCACGCCCTGCGTGAATTCCGCGCCGGCAGAACTGCCGAACGAGGGCGGCGGTTCAATCGTGGATTTCGGAACGCGCAGCACCTCCACCACTTCATCCACGATCAATCCCACCATCCGCTGCCGCACTAAGACCACCATAATACGGGAATTATCGGACTTCTCGACCGGCGGGAGCCCAAAACGGCGCCGGAGATCCAGGACCGGAATAATCCGACCGCGCAGATTGATCACCCCTTCGACGTAAGCCGGCGCCTTCGGCACCCGCGTGATTTCGACCATGCGATTGATCTCCTGGACGCTCAAGACATCCAGCGCGAATTCTTCACGGCCGATCAGGCAGGTGACCAGTTGGCGGAGGTCATCCCCGGCGACCGCTTCCCGGGTCAGCACGCCGGCGCCCCCACCCTGGCCCTGTTGCGCCTCAACTTTTTCTTCGACAATCATCGGTATCTCCTCTCTTCAGCGTGATGCTAGACCTTGAACGATCCCACAATCCCTTGCAGCTCAACGGCCAACTGGCTGAGGTCATGGCTTGCTTTGGCCGACTCATTGGCG
Coding sequences within it:
- a CDS encoding chemotaxis protein CheW: MIVEEKVEAQQGQGGGAGVLTREAVAGDDLRQLVTCLIGREEFALDVLSVQEINRMVEITRVPKAPAYVEGVINLRGRIIPVLDLRRRFGLPPVEKSDNSRIMVVLVRQRMVGLIVDEVVEVLRVPKSTIEPPPSFGSSAGAEFTQGVGRIDNRLLIVLDLNRLLMPNEQATLDAATGQGAGR